One part of the Phaenicophaeus curvirostris isolate KB17595 chromosome 2, BPBGC_Pcur_1.0, whole genome shotgun sequence genome encodes these proteins:
- the LOC138717788 gene encoding uncharacterized protein isoform X1: MSAARTGCAPCLLDTLGTSRYHEGLCLGPCGIQSSSDTAGTCAEVMVLQVRRRQGRKHTHQQRRRRPPISRPSPHDFSEKVRPFPWNSSSSVCACPGVHGGPLPSAPAQVQLDSSAVSMLLMERMMGNAHGAHQKKDVAMEMMAVPCAAAEPDVLPCVPMGCVLVVRGRTCLPGTRWIGGILAQQPAVFQKKELQGSPPGLLLRGPRVPPEVPLGRRRGDELKPRPAMGSAEVGPCSWGGKRWMFWDGCCVPSQETRTGVGEKSLHRKGGERLD; encoded by the exons ATGAGTGCCGCTCGCACAGGTTGTGCTCCTTGTCTGCTGGATACCCTCGGCACGTCCAG ATACCACGAGGGCCTCTGTCTGGGACCGTGCGGAATTCAGTCCTCGAGTGATACTGCTGGAACCTGCGCAGAG GTGATGGTGCTCCAAGTTCGAAGAAGACAAGGgagaaaacacacacaccaacagaggaggaggaggccccCGATTTCTCGCCCCAGTCCCCACGATTTCTCTGAAAAAGTCCGCCCATTTCCGTGGAACTCATCATCCTCCGTGTGCGCGTGCCCAGGTGTTCATGGTGGCCCTCTCCCCTCGGCTCCAGCGCAAGTGCAGCTTG ACTCCTCTGCTGTCTCCATGTTGCTGATGGAAAGGATGATGGGGAATGCGCATGGCGCTCACCAGAAGAAG GATGTGGCGATGGAGATGATGGCAGTTCCGTGCGCTGCTGCAGAGCCGGACGTGCTGCCGTGCGTTCCGATGGGTTGTGTCCTTGTTGTCAGAGGTAGAACCTGTCTGCCAGGCACACGGTGGATCGGGGGCATTTTGGCACAGCAG CCTGCTGTGTTCCAGAAGAAAGAGCTCCAAGGTTCTCCCCCAGGCCTGCTGCTGCGTGGGCCCCGTGTTCCTCCAGAggtgccacttgggagaaggagaggggacG agctgaAACCCCGCCCTGCGATGGGGAGCGCTGAGGTGGGGCCGTGTTCCTGGGGCGGAAAGCGGTGGATGTTCTGGGATGGCTGCTGTGTCCCATCACAGGAGACTCGGACTGGAGTTGGAGAGAAATCTCTTCACCGTAAGGGTGGTGAAAGATTGGactag
- the LOC138717788 gene encoding uncharacterized protein isoform X2, which yields MSAARTGCAPCLLDTLGTSRYHEGLCLGPCGIQSSSDTAGTCAEVMVLQVRRRQGRKHTHQQRRRRPPISRPSPHDFSEKVRPFPWNSSSSVCACPGVHGGPLPSAPAQVQLDSSAVSMLLMERMMGNAHGAHQKKDVAMEMMAVPCAAAEPDVLPCVPMGCVLVVRGRTCLPGTRWIGGILAQQKKELQGSPPGLLLRGPRVPPEVPLGRRRGDELKPRPAMGSAEVGPCSWGGKRWMFWDGCCVPSQETRTGVGEKSLHRKGGERLD from the exons ATGAGTGCCGCTCGCACAGGTTGTGCTCCTTGTCTGCTGGATACCCTCGGCACGTCCAG ATACCACGAGGGCCTCTGTCTGGGACCGTGCGGAATTCAGTCCTCGAGTGATACTGCTGGAACCTGCGCAGAG GTGATGGTGCTCCAAGTTCGAAGAAGACAAGGgagaaaacacacacaccaacagaggaggaggaggccccCGATTTCTCGCCCCAGTCCCCACGATTTCTCTGAAAAAGTCCGCCCATTTCCGTGGAACTCATCATCCTCCGTGTGCGCGTGCCCAGGTGTTCATGGTGGCCCTCTCCCCTCGGCTCCAGCGCAAGTGCAGCTTG ACTCCTCTGCTGTCTCCATGTTGCTGATGGAAAGGATGATGGGGAATGCGCATGGCGCTCACCAGAAGAAG GATGTGGCGATGGAGATGATGGCAGTTCCGTGCGCTGCTGCAGAGCCGGACGTGCTGCCGTGCGTTCCGATGGGTTGTGTCCTTGTTGTCAGAGGTAGAACCTGTCTGCCAGGCACACGGTGGATCGGGGGCATTTTGGCACAGCAG AAGAAAGAGCTCCAAGGTTCTCCCCCAGGCCTGCTGCTGCGTGGGCCCCGTGTTCCTCCAGAggtgccacttgggagaaggagaggggacG agctgaAACCCCGCCCTGCGATGGGGAGCGCTGAGGTGGGGCCGTGTTCCTGGGGCGGAAAGCGGTGGATGTTCTGGGATGGCTGCTGTGTCCCATCACAGGAGACTCGGACTGGAGTTGGAGAGAAATCTCTTCACCGTAAGGGTGGTGAAAGATTGGactag
- the LOC138717788 gene encoding uncharacterized protein isoform X4 has protein sequence MVLQVRRRQGRKHTHQQRRRRPPISRPSPHDFSEKVRPFPWNSSSSVCACPGVHGGPLPSAPAQVQLDSSAVSMLLMERMMGNAHGAHQKKDVAMEMMAVPCAAAEPDVLPCVPMGCVLVVRGRTCLPGTRWIGGILAQQPAVFQKKELQGSPPGLLLRGPRVPPEVPLGRRRGDELKPRPAMGSAEVGPCSWGGKRWMFWDGCCVPSQETRTGVGEKSLHRKGGERLD, from the exons ATGGTGCTCCAAGTTCGAAGAAGACAAGGgagaaaacacacacaccaacagaggaggaggaggccccCGATTTCTCGCCCCAGTCCCCACGATTTCTCTGAAAAAGTCCGCCCATTTCCGTGGAACTCATCATCCTCCGTGTGCGCGTGCCCAGGTGTTCATGGTGGCCCTCTCCCCTCGGCTCCAGCGCAAGTGCAGCTTG ACTCCTCTGCTGTCTCCATGTTGCTGATGGAAAGGATGATGGGGAATGCGCATGGCGCTCACCAGAAGAAG GATGTGGCGATGGAGATGATGGCAGTTCCGTGCGCTGCTGCAGAGCCGGACGTGCTGCCGTGCGTTCCGATGGGTTGTGTCCTTGTTGTCAGAGGTAGAACCTGTCTGCCAGGCACACGGTGGATCGGGGGCATTTTGGCACAGCAG CCTGCTGTGTTCCAGAAGAAAGAGCTCCAAGGTTCTCCCCCAGGCCTGCTGCTGCGTGGGCCCCGTGTTCCTCCAGAggtgccacttgggagaaggagaggggacG agctgaAACCCCGCCCTGCGATGGGGAGCGCTGAGGTGGGGCCGTGTTCCTGGGGCGGAAAGCGGTGGATGTTCTGGGATGGCTGCTGTGTCCCATCACAGGAGACTCGGACTGGAGTTGGAGAGAAATCTCTTCACCGTAAGGGTGGTGAAAGATTGGactag